The stretch of DNA GAACGTGCGGAACAGGATGATGACGATGGGCACCACCAGCAGGCCGAACAGGTAGAGCAGCGCGACCGTGCGCAGGGTGATCCGGGTGGATCCAGAAAGCTTCATTCCGCCTGCTCCTCACGACGCTGCCCCCGGCTGGCGAAGACGCGGAGGACGAACAACGTCACGAACGCGATGGCCAGGAGAGCCACCGACACGGCCGCCGCCGCGGCCGGCCGGTCGATTTCGATCTGTTGTTGAATGTACTGGGAAGCGACCTGAGTCTCTCGGGGAATGTTTCCGCCGATCAGGACGACGGAGCCGTACTCGCCGATCGCGCGGGCGAACGCGAGCCCCGCGCCGCTGATGATCGCCGGCGTCAGGGTCGGTAGCACCACCTTGCGGAAGATCGTCACGTTGTCGGCGCCGAGGGAGGCCGCGGCCTCCTCGACTTCCTTGTCCACCTCGATCAGCACCGGCTGCACGGAGCGGACGACGAACGGCAGCGTCACGAACGCCAGCGCCACGATCAGGCCGGGCTGCGTGGCGTTGAGGTGGACGCCGATCCGGCTCTCCGGTCCGTACAGCGACAACAGCACGATGCTGGCCACGATGGTCGGCAACGCGAACGGCAGGTCGATCAGCGCGTTCACGACCCGCTTGCCGGGGAATTCGTCGCGCACGAGAACCCACGCGATGAGCGTGCCCATGATCACGTTGATCACGGCCACCACCACGGACACCAGGACGGTGACCCGCAGGGATGCCACCGCCACGGGCGCGGTGATCGCGTCGACGAAGCCGGCGATCCCGTCGCCGAACGAGGCCACGGTGAGCGCGGCGAGTGGCAGGACCACGATGACGCTCAGCCACAGGGTCGCGATGCCGATGCCGAGCGGTCCCACGGCGCCGGTGACCCGGGCGACCTTCTTGCGCGCAGGCGGAACGGGCGGAGGCGGCACCGTGATGCCGCGTCCGCCCGTCGTCGTCGGTGTGTCGCTCACGTCGGTCTTACTTGGTTGCGTTGTCGTAGATCACTGCGATGGACCCGGTGTCCTTGGCGAACACCTCGGAGTCGACCTTGGCCCAGCCGCCGAGATCGGCGATGGTCCACAGCTTGGCCGGCGCCGGGAACTTGTCGGCGAACTCCGTGGCGACCGCGGGATCAACCGGACGGAATCCGGCCTCGGCCCACAGCTTCTGGCCCTCGGTGGTGTAGAGGAAGTCCTTGAACGCGTTGGCCTTCTCCAGGTTCTTGCTGTTCGACAGCACCGCGACCGGGTTCTCGATCTTGAACGTGGTCGGCGGTGTCACGTGCTCGACGGGATCACCGTTGCCCTCGATGAAGAGCGCCTCGTTCTCGTAGCTGAGCAGCACGTCGCCGGTGCCCTGCAGGAACGCCTCGGACGCCTCGCGGCCCGACTTCGGCTGAATCTTCACGTGGTCGTTCACCAGCGACCTGATGTAGTCGAGACCGGCGGCCGGGTCCTGGCCGCCGTTGCTCTTCGCCGCGTACGGCGCGAGCAGGTTCCACTTCGCGGATCCGGAGCTGAACGGGTTGGGGGTCACGACCTCGACGTCGGGACGCAGCAGGTCGTCCCAGTCGCGGATGTTCTTCGGGTTACCCTCGCGCACGACGATGGTGACGACGGAACCGAACGGAATGCCGTTGTAGGCGTCCTGGTTCCAGCTCTTGTCCACCAGGCCGGCGTCGACGAGGCGGGTGATGTCGGGTTCGACGGAGAAGTTGACGAAGTCCGCCTCGGCGCCGTCCTTGACCTTGCGGGACTGGTCGCCGGAGGCGCCGTAGGACGGCTGGAACGCCACGCCCTTGCCCTCGTCGGTGGCGTTGAACGCGGGGATCAGCTTGTCGAAGCCCGGCTTCGGCACTGCGTACGCGTACAGGTTGATGGTGCCCGCGCTGCCGTCGGCACCGGCCGAGTCGGCACCGACGGTGTCGCTGGCGCCGCCGCTGCACGCGGTCAGCGCCACAGCTCCGAGCGTCACGAGGGCCGTGAGAAGACTACGAGAACGGCGTTTCATGGGGAGAAACCTTCCTGAGAACTGTCACAGCGGGGTGAAGAGAGCACGGGAGAAGTGGTGCGCAACGAGGCACGCAGGGACCGCCCGAGCGGGATCAGGGGTGCGAACGAGAATCGGCAGCGCGAGAAGGTTCGAGCGTGCACGATGCCACGCGGGCGCATTTCTGCGGGCGAGGAGAAATCAACAACAGTCGATGTCGGCGACTGCGAGCATGCCGACAGCGATCAACGCCAATTCATGGCGGACCTGGTGTACAGCGGCTTCAGACACGCCGTGAAATGTAGCAGAGGCTGAACCAACCGCCCACATCGAACAGGATTTACCGGGTGAGCAGCCACGCTACGACGACGAGGACGATCAGCGCGAGCAGCGCGAGAGTGACGCGTGAGCGCGGCATCAGGGTTCCTCCACCTTCGAGACGTCCCGCCTGAGCAGGACGAAGACTGCGGCCAGCCCACGATCGAGCAGCCACGCCAGTCCCCGGCACACCGGCACCATCACCAGCAGCACGAGGGCGACCTGCGGAACGAACGGGAGCCCGGCGATCCACAGCTCGAAGCCGTCCCACCAACTCGCCATCCGATCCACGGTGCCAGCCTATCGTTCGCCGGCCCGGGGCCGGTGGACAGGTGGACGGCGGGGCGGGCGGCGGTCGATGATGATCACATGGTGTCCAGCGACGCGCATTCCCACGGCCGGCTGCATGCGGCCCCGCATCATCACCACCATTCCTTCCCGCCGATCGACGACTACGCGTTCCTGTCGGACTGCGAGTCGACGTGCCTCATCGCCCGCAACGGCTCGGTGGAGTGGATGTGCGTCCCGCGGCCCGACTCCCCCAGCATCTTCGGCGCCATCCTCGACCGCAGCGCGGGTCACTTCCGCATCGGGCCGTACGGGCAGAACGTACCCGCCGCCCGCCGCTACCTGCCGGGCGGACTGATCGTCGAGACGACGTGGCAGACCGAGACGGGGTGGCTCATCGTGCGCGACGCCCTCGTGCTCGGTCCGTGGCACAACGTCCAGCAGCGCTCGCGCTCGCACCGCCGCACCCCCACCGACTGGGACGCGGAGCACATCCTGCTGCGGACGGTGAAGTGCGTCAACGGCACCGTCGAACTGGAGATGAGCTGCGAACCCGCGTTCGACTACCACCGCGGCGCGGCGCACTGGGAGTACACGGGCAAGGTCTACGAGGAGGCCACCGCCACGTGTAAGTCGAGCCGCCCGGGCGACCACCCGACACTGCGACTGACGACGAACATGAAGATCGGGCTCGAGGGGCGCGAAGCCCGCGCGCGAACCCGGATGGTCGAGGGCGACAACGTATTCGTCGCCCTGTCCTGGGCACACATGGCCGCGCCGCAGACGTTCGACGAGGCTGCCGACAAGATGTGGCAGACGGCGAAGTGCTGGCGGGAATGGATCACCATCGGCCGCTTCCCCGACCACAAGTGGCGGGGCTACCTGCAGCGCAGCGCCCTCGCCCTGAAGGGACTGACGTACGCCCCCACCGGCGCCCTGCTCGCCGCGTCGACCACCTCGCTCCCGGAAACCCCTGGGGGCGAACGGAACTGGGACTACCGCTACGCGTGGGTGCGGGATTCGACGTTTGCCCTGTGGGGCCTGTACAGCCTCGGACTCGACCGCGAGGCCAACGACTTCTTCTCGTTCATCTACGACGTGTCGAGCGCCGAGGACGGCAACCATCATCCGCTGCAGGTGATGTACGGCGTCGGCGGGGAACAGACGCTGGAAGAGTCGGAGTTGCACCATCTCTCCGGTTACGACGGCGCGCGACCGGTGCGGATCGGAAACGGCGCCTACGACCAGGTCCAGCACGACATCTGGGGAACGATCCTCGATTCGGTGTACCTGCACGTCAAATCCCGTGAGCGGGTGCCGGAAACCCTGTGGCCGATGCTCAAACGCCAGGTCGAGGAGGCGGTCAAGCATTGGCGTCTCCCCGACCGCGGGATCTGGGAGGTCCGCGGCGAGCCCCAGCACTTCACGTCGTCGAAGATCATGTGCTGGGTGGCCCTCGACCGGGGCGCGAAACTCGCCGATCAGCAGGGCGAGGCGAGTTACGCGCAGCAGTGGTCCGAGCTGGCCGACGAGATCAAGGAGGACATCCTCGAGCACGGCGTCGACGCGCGGGGCGTCCTGACGCAGCGGTACGGCAGCGACAGTCTCGACGCGTCGCTCCTCCTCGCACCGCTCCTGCGGTTCCTGCCCGCCGACGATCCGCGCATCCGCGCGACCGTGCTCGCCATCGCGGACGAGCTGACCGAGGGCGGGCTGGTGCTGCGCTACCGGGTGGAGACCACGGACGACGGGCTGAAGGGCAAGGAGGGCACGTTCACGATCTGCTCGTTCTGGCTCGTGTCGGCGCTCGTCGAGATCGGGGAACTGGACCGCGCGAAACGCCTGTGCGATCGCCTCCTCGGATTCGCCAGCCCCCTCAAGCTGTACGCGGAGGAGATCGATCCCGATTCGGGGCGGCACCTGGGCAACTTCCCGCAGGCGTTCACCCATCTGGCACTGATCAACGCGGTGGTCCACGTCATTCGCGCCGAGGAGGCCGCGGCGGGCGGGTTCCAACCCGCCCACAACACGGTCTGATCAGGCGCCGACCGCCTCCAGTTGCGGTGTGATCCGGCCGAGCGAGTACTGCAGGGACAGGCTCGACGGGGTGTTGAAACCGACCACCGTCGCATAGTCCTCGACGGCGAGGCCACCCTGCCGCACGGACGGCAGCTGGGCGAATCCGGGCAGCACCATCAGATCGTCGCGGGTGCCGCCGTTGGGCAGCATCACCACGAGGTCGGCGTTCAGGGCGTCCACCCGCTCGGGGCTCAGGGTGAGGCGGCCCCCGGTCGCCCCCGCCTCCTCGACGAGTGCTGGCGGCAGCGTGAGCCCCAACCTGCGGAACACCGCACTCGCACCGTCGTCCGGGTCGGCGACGACGACGATCTGCCCGGTGGCGAACATGAATTGGGACAGCACGGCAGTCTTGCCCGCCAGGGCGGGCAGCCGGCCGGCGAGGCCGTCGACGGTCCCGTTGGTGGTCGCGATGATCTCGGCCGCGCGCTCCTCCTCACCGAGGATCCGGCCGAGGACCTCGACCTGCGACTCCCACGGGTCGACCTGCACGTCGCCCAGCGCGGCGACCGTCGGCGCGATCTTGCTGATCCGGTCGAAGTCCTCCTGGTCGGCGACGGCGAACGAGCCGAGAATCAGATCGGGCGCGAAGCCGGCGATCTGCTCTTCCGGCAGCGACGCACCCACCTGCGTCATGCTCGCGCGGTCGAGTTCCACCGCCGAACCGTCGACCTCGGACTCCCAGGGATAAAGCCCGCGTTCGTCACCCATCGGCCCTGCCGCCAGGTAGGCGACCGGCTGGACGCCGAACTCGAGGAGCGCGTCGACCCACTGGCTGCTGGTGGCGACGATCCGGGTCGGAGTGCCGTCGACGGTGGTCGCGCCGAAGTGGTGCTCGACCGTCGTCTGCCGGTCCGCCGCGGTGCCGGCGCCGCTGTCTGCGCTGCTGTCTGCGCTGCATCCGGCGGTTCCGACGGCGAGTGCCGCGCACAACGCGGCCACGAAGATCCCTCTGACGCGCACCGCGCCTCCTCATCAAGTAAGCAAAGCCTTACCTTCGCATACTCGATGGTTCGGGCGCTACGGGTTACTCCGCGTACCGCTTCAGCAACCGCTCCGCGTCGGCCGCGATCTGCCGCACCACAGCCCCCGCCGGCCGCTCCGCCCTCACGAGACCCGCCGCTTCCCCTGCGTACACGACACCGAGGTCGGGATTCGCGGGATCGTAGGCGGCGGCGAGTTCGGCGTCGGGGGCCTCCGCGCCGTGCCAGCGTGAGGTGAATGCGTTGCTCAGGGCCCGCCCACCCCACCGCGCCGGCCACGGCTGGCTGCGCGCCTGGTCGAACACCGACGTGTACACGGTGTCGGCGCTGCCCGCCGCGATCAGCTTGCCGCGGGCGTACTCCGGCCCGATGGTCTCCGGGCTGGCCAGCAGCGCGGTCCCGATCATCGCGCCCTCCGCACCCGCGGCGAGTACCGCCGCGAGACCACGGCCGGTCGCGATGCCGCCCGCCGCGAGCACCGGCAGCGCCGTGGCCTCGAGGACCTCCTGCAGCAGCGGCAGCGTCCCGATCCTGCCGGTGTGGCCGCCCGCCTCGCCGCCCTGGGCGATCACGAAGTCGACGCCCGCCGCCTCCACGACCCGCAGGTCGTCGATCGTGTTCACCTGCGACACCACCAGCGCCCCCGTGGCGTGGATCTGCTCCACATACGGCGCGGGGTCGCCGAACGACAGCGACACGACCCGGGGATCCTCGGCCAGCGCGGCGTCGAGGAGTGTGTCGTCGTCGTCGAGTGCCCAGGTCATCAACCCGATCCCGAACGCGTCGCCGCCGATGCCCCGCGCAACCGCCGTCTCCTTCGCCACCCACTCCGGGGTGGCGTAGCGGGCCGCACCGAGCAGGCCGAGCCCGCCCGCCTTCGACACCTCGCCGACGAGGGTCCCGCCGGCCCGTCCGCCCATCGGGGCGCCGAAGATCGGCACCTCGATTCCCAGTGTCCGGGTCAGCCAGGTTTCGAGGGCCACGGGCAGCGCCTACTTTCGATCGGTCGTCAGGGCAACAGGATCGAGCAACTACTTCTTCGGCTTGTCCCCGACCGACTCGGACGACAACGCGGCCACGAAGGCCTCCTGCGGAACCTCGACCCGGCCGATGGTCTTCATCCGCTTCTTGCCTTCCTTCTGCTTCTCGAGCAGCTTGCGCTTACGGCTGATGTCGCCGCCGTAGCACTTGGCGAGCACGTCCTTCCGGATCGCGCGGATGTTCTCGCGCGAAATGATCTTCGACCCGATCGCCGCCTGGATCGGCACCTCGAACTGCTGGCGGGGAATGAGCTCGCGCAGCTTCGACGTCATCCGCCCGCCGTATGCGCCGGCGGCGGAACGGTGCACGATCGACGAGAACGCGTCGACGGCCTCACCCTGCAGCAGGATGTCCACCTTCACCAGGTCGGCCTGCTGCTCGCCGGCCTCCTCGTAGTCGAGGCTGGCGTAACCCTTGGTGCGCGACTTCAGGGCGTCGAAGAAGTCGAACATGATCTCGCCCATGGGCATCTCGTAGCGCAGTTCGACCCGCGTCTCGGACAGGTAGTCCATGCCGCCGAGTTCACCGCGCCGGTTCTGGCACAGTTCCATGATCGCGCCGATGAATTCGCTCGGCGCGATCACCGTGCACTTCACCATCGGCTCGTAGACCTCGCGGATCTTGCCCTCCGGCCAGTACGACGGGTTGGTGACGACGTGCTCGGCGCCGTCCTCCATCACCACCCGGTACACCACGTTCGGCGACGTCGAGATCAGTTCGAGCCCGAACTCGCGCTCGAGACGGTCGCGGGTGATCTCCATGTGCAGCAGTCCGAGGAAGCCGCACCGGAACCCGAACCCGAGCGCCACCGACGTCTCCGGCTCGTAGGCCAGGGCCGCGTCGTTGAGACGCAACTTGTCGAGGGCGTCGCGCAGCACCGGGTAGTCCGAACCGTCGAGCGGGTAGAGGCCCGAGTAGACCATCGGCTTGGGGTCTCGGTACCCGACGAGGGGTTCCGTCGCACCGCCGCGGGCGGCGGTGACCGTGTCGCCGACCCGCGACTGCCGGACGTCCTTCACACCGGTGATGAGGTACCCCACCTCGCCGACGCCGAGACCGATGCTGGCCTTCGGTTCGGGCGAGATGATGCCGACCTCGATCAGATCGTGGGTGGCGCCCGTCGACATCATGGTGATCTTCTCGCGCGGCGAGATCCGGCCGTCGACGACGCGGACGTACGTGACGACGCCGCGGTACGCGTCGTACACCGAGTCGAAGATCATGGCGCGCGCCGGACCGTCGGGGTCACCGACCGGAGCGGGGACCTGCCGCACCACCTCGTCGAGCAGTTCCTTCACACCCATGCCGGTCTTGCCAGATACGCGCAGCACGTCACCCGGTTCACACCCGGTGATGTGCGCGATCTCCTCGGCGTACCGGTCGGGATCGGCGGCGGGCAGGTCGATCTTGTTGAGCACCGGGATGATGGTGAGGTCCTTCTCCATCGCCAGGTACAGGTTGGCGAGAGTCTGCGCCTCGATGCCCTGCGCGGCATCCACCAGCAGCACCGCGCCCTCGCAGGCCTCGAGCGCGCGGGAGACCTCGTACGTGAAGTCGACGTGCCCGGGGGTGTCGATGAGGTGGATGACGAACTCGTCGTCGCCCACCTTCCACGGGAGCCGGACGTTCTGCGCCTTGATCGTGATGCCGCGCTCGCGCTCGATGTCCATGCGGTCGAGGTACTGGGCACGCATCTGCCGCTCCTCGACCACACCGGTGAGCTGGAGCATGCGGTCGGCCAGCGTCGACTTGCCGTGATCGATGTGCGCGATGATGCAGAAATTCCGGATCCGGGCAGGATCCGTGAACGTCTTGTCGGCGAAGCTGCTGATGGGGGACCCCTTACCTGGACCGGCACCGGCCCGGTTCCGGGCCACTGTCACCTGTCAGGATATCCAAGCCACCGCGTTGCGGCTGCCGCGGCATACACGCACTAAGCTCGGCGGCCATGGCGAGCACGTGGAGCAGCATCGGGAAGACGTTGGGCCGACTTGCACGGGACAAGGGACCGCAGCTTCTGGCGCAGCTGCAGAAGTCCGGCGCGCTGGACCGCGCGGCCGGTGTCCTGACCGGGTCGACGGCCGCGGCGCCGAAGCCGGCGCCGGGCCGCCCGGTCACCGCGAACTCCGCCCCGACCGCCCATCGGGCACGGAAGGTGGAGTACTCCCCCGACCTGGACGGCCGCGCGGATCCGGGTGAGATCGTCTGGACGTGGGTGGCGTACGAGGAGGATGCGAGTCAGGGCAAGGACCGGCCCGTGCTCGTCGTGGGGCGGGACGGCGACACCTTGCTGGGATTGATGCTGTCCTCGCAGAGCAAGCACGACGGCGACCGGGACTGGATCGCGGTCGGCTCCGGCTCGTGGGACGCGGAGGGCCGTCCGAGCTGGATCCGGCTGGACCGGGTGCTGGACGTTCCGGAGGCGGGGATCCGCCGCGAGGGCGCCGTCATGGACCGGGACAAATTCGAGGTCGTCGCGCGGCGTCTGCGAGCCGACTTCAGCTGGCAGTGACACGGTCACCGACGCAGATCGTCGGCGATCATCTCGGCGATCGCGGTCATCGCGAGCGCGTTGGGATGTGCCGGTTCGGCGGGTGACTGCGGCAGCATGCCCTCGAACCACCGCTGCCCCGCCGGCGCGCACGCGTCGTGCCCGCCGTCCACGGCGGCCTTCGCGATGTCGACGTAGTGCACTCCGTACCGGGCCGCGGCGTCGACGTAGATCTGGTTGAACCGTTCGAAGTACCGTTCGAGCCAGACCGCGTCCGCGTCGGACACGGGCAGATTCGGCCAGCAGCCGCGCCGGCCGACGGAGCCGCCGTGCCCGATCAGGTAGACCTCGGCGTCCGGGGCCTTCGCCACGATCGCAGCCACCACGGCATCGACCCGCGGCGCCATCGTCGCGATACCCTCGACCGCGAGTTGTTCCGCCAACGGGTCGTCGCGGCACCCGGCGTCGGCACCGGGAACGGGAGCGCCGCAGCGCACCGACACGGGCAGGTGATTGGAACCGCCGCCGCCGATGCTGAGCGTCACGATGTCGGTGTCGGCCCGCAGCGCATCGATCTGCGGTGGGACGAAACGCGTCCCCACGAATTGCGCGGTGCTGATCACGTGGGCGGGTGTGGCGGCGGAACACGTGACGTCGGTGAGGGTGGCCGCGCCGATCAGCCGCGCCAGCTCGGCCGGGTAGTTCAGGTCCGGCGATCGCAGGCACAGGTCGCGGTGCTCCGAGAATTCGATGAGCGGTCCGGCCGCGCGGGAGTCGCCGAGCGCCACATACGTCGGTTCCGGCCGCGGTGCGTCCCCGGCGGTCGCGGTCGCCGCCGGGAACGCCCCCGTGAACGCGAGTACGACGCAGGTGAGAAACCCTGCCCGCAGGAGGGTCAGCCGGCGCTCAGCTCTGCAGTCGGTCGTACCGGCCGAACAGCGACCGGTAGACCAGCGCGCCCACCGCGCCGCCGATCAGCGGGAACACGATGAACAGCCACACCTGGGCGAGCGCGCCGTTCTGGTAGGGCGCGACGGCGAGGCTGCGGGCCGGGTTGACGGAGGTGTTGTCGATCGGAATCGATACGAGGTGGATCACGGCGAGGGTGAATCCGATCGACACCCCGGCGAGCGGGACGTCGGAGATCTGGTCGGTGGACGCGAGAACCACGAACACGAGCAGCGCGGTGAGGAGGACTTCGACGATCATCGCGGCGCCGATCCCGTATCCGTTCTCGATGACCCCGCCGAGCGGTCCCTTGATGGCGGACGGACTGTGGGCGCCCCAGCCGTTGGCGCCGAGACCGTCGTCCGCCCGGTTGTACGACGGCAGGCTCTGCGCGATCGCGTAGACCACCACACCGGCGACGAGACCACCGATGACCTGGGCGACCATGTACAGTCCCGCCTTCGCGACGGACAACCGGCCGAGCGCGAGGTGCCCCACGGTGACGGCGGGGTTGACGTGGCAGCCCGAGATCGGTCCGATGGCGTAGACGAGGAAGAGCAGGGTCAGTCCGAATGCCAGTGCCACACCGAGGTTCCCGACCTTGGCTCCGGCGAAGACCGCCGTCCCCACCGCCGCGAAGACCAGTACGAACGTGCCGACCGCCTCTGCTACGTATTTCTTCAGATCCGAGATCGGTTCGACTTCTACGTATTCCTGTGCGGTTGGAGACATTGAACCCACCTTCGTCGAAATGGATCGTTAGTCCTGCTTTCCACGGATAGATCTGGGTGGCACTTTACGCCAGGCGGGTGATCTCCACGACGACTTCGAGATCTGTTGCCCGGCCACCGGAGAAGATGCCCTTGAGCGGCGGAACGTCCGCGTAGTCCCGCCCGATGCCCACTGACACGTGCTGTTCGTTCACCGCCACGGCGTTGGTCGGGTCGTATCCCCACCACGCCCCGGT from Rhodococcus opacus B4 encodes:
- the cysT gene encoding sulfate ABC transporter permease subunit CysT codes for the protein MSDTPTTTGGRGITVPPPPVPPARKKVARVTGAVGPLGIGIATLWLSVIVVLPLAALTVASFGDGIAGFVDAITAPVAVASLRVTVLVSVVVAVINVIMGTLIAWVLVRDEFPGKRVVNALIDLPFALPTIVASIVLLSLYGPESRIGVHLNATQPGLIVALAFVTLPFVVRSVQPVLIEVDKEVEEAAASLGADNVTIFRKVVLPTLTPAIISGAGLAFARAIGEYGSVVLIGGNIPRETQVASQYIQQQIEIDRPAAAAAVSVALLAIAFVTLFVLRVFASRGQRREEQAE
- a CDS encoding sulfate ABC transporter substrate-binding protein produces the protein MKRRSRSLLTALVTLGAVALTACSGGASDTVGADSAGADGSAGTINLYAYAVPKPGFDKLIPAFNATDEGKGVAFQPSYGASGDQSRKVKDGAEADFVNFSVEPDITRLVDAGLVDKSWNQDAYNGIPFGSVVTIVVREGNPKNIRDWDDLLRPDVEVVTPNPFSSGSAKWNLLAPYAAKSNGGQDPAAGLDYIRSLVNDHVKIQPKSGREASEAFLQGTGDVLLSYENEALFIEGNGDPVEHVTPPTTFKIENPVAVLSNSKNLEKANAFKDFLYTTEGQKLWAEAGFRPVDPAVATEFADKFPAPAKLWTIADLGGWAKVDSEVFAKDTGSIAVIYDNATK
- a CDS encoding Ms4533A family Cys-rich leader peptide gives rise to the protein MWAVGSASATFHGVSEAAVHQVRHELALIAVGMLAVADIDCC
- a CDS encoding glycoside hydrolase family 15 protein — its product is MVSSDAHSHGRLHAAPHHHHHSFPPIDDYAFLSDCESTCLIARNGSVEWMCVPRPDSPSIFGAILDRSAGHFRIGPYGQNVPAARRYLPGGLIVETTWQTETGWLIVRDALVLGPWHNVQQRSRSHRRTPTDWDAEHILLRTVKCVNGTVELEMSCEPAFDYHRGAAHWEYTGKVYEEATATCKSSRPGDHPTLRLTTNMKIGLEGREARARTRMVEGDNVFVALSWAHMAAPQTFDEAADKMWQTAKCWREWITIGRFPDHKWRGYLQRSALALKGLTYAPTGALLAASTTSLPETPGGERNWDYRYAWVRDSTFALWGLYSLGLDREANDFFSFIYDVSSAEDGNHHPLQVMYGVGGEQTLEESELHHLSGYDGARPVRIGNGAYDQVQHDIWGTILDSVYLHVKSRERVPETLWPMLKRQVEEAVKHWRLPDRGIWEVRGEPQHFTSSKIMCWVALDRGAKLADQQGEASYAQQWSELADEIKEDILEHGVDARGVLTQRYGSDSLDASLLLAPLLRFLPADDPRIRATVLAIADELTEGGLVLRYRVETTDDGLKGKEGTFTICSFWLVSALVEIGELDRAKRLCDRLLGFASPLKLYAEEIDPDSGRHLGNFPQAFTHLALINAVVHVIRAEEAAAGGFQPAHNTV
- a CDS encoding ABC transporter substrate-binding protein; the encoded protein is MRVRGIFVAALCAALAVGTAGCSADSSADSGAGTAADRQTTVEHHFGATTVDGTPTRIVATSSQWVDALLEFGVQPVAYLAAGPMGDERGLYPWESEVDGSAVELDRASMTQVGASLPEEQIAGFAPDLILGSFAVADQEDFDRISKIAPTVAALGDVQVDPWESQVEVLGRILGEEERAAEIIATTNGTVDGLAGRLPALAGKTAVLSQFMFATGQIVVVADPDDGASAVFRRLGLTLPPALVEEAGATGGRLTLSPERVDALNADLVVMLPNGGTRDDLMVLPGFAQLPSVRQGGLAVEDYATVVGFNTPSSLSLQYSLGRITPQLEAVGA
- a CDS encoding NAD(P)H-dependent flavin oxidoreductase gives rise to the protein MALETWLTRTLGIEVPIFGAPMGGRAGGTLVGEVSKAGGLGLLGAARYATPEWVAKETAVARGIGGDAFGIGLMTWALDDDDTLLDAALAEDPRVVSLSFGDPAPYVEQIHATGALVVSQVNTIDDLRVVEAAGVDFVIAQGGEAGGHTGRIGTLPLLQEVLEATALPVLAAGGIATGRGLAAVLAAGAEGAMIGTALLASPETIGPEYARGKLIAAGSADTVYTSVFDQARSQPWPARWGGRALSNAFTSRWHGAEAPDAELAAAYDPANPDLGVVYAGEAAGLVRAERPAGAVVRQIAADAERLLKRYAE
- the lepA gene encoding translation elongation factor 4 — translated: MTVARNRAGAGPGKGSPISSFADKTFTDPARIRNFCIIAHIDHGKSTLADRMLQLTGVVEERQMRAQYLDRMDIERERGITIKAQNVRLPWKVGDDEFVIHLIDTPGHVDFTYEVSRALEACEGAVLLVDAAQGIEAQTLANLYLAMEKDLTIIPVLNKIDLPAADPDRYAEEIAHITGCEPGDVLRVSGKTGMGVKELLDEVVRQVPAPVGDPDGPARAMIFDSVYDAYRGVVTYVRVVDGRISPREKITMMSTGATHDLIEVGIISPEPKASIGLGVGEVGYLITGVKDVRQSRVGDTVTAARGGATEPLVGYRDPKPMVYSGLYPLDGSDYPVLRDALDKLRLNDAALAYEPETSVALGFGFRCGFLGLLHMEITRDRLEREFGLELISTSPNVVYRVVMEDGAEHVVTNPSYWPEGKIREVYEPMVKCTVIAPSEFIGAIMELCQNRRGELGGMDYLSETRVELRYEMPMGEIMFDFFDALKSRTKGYASLDYEEAGEQQADLVKVDILLQGEAVDAFSSIVHRSAAGAYGGRMTSKLRELIPRQQFEVPIQAAIGSKIISRENIRAIRKDVLAKCYGGDISRKRKLLEKQKEGKKRMKTIGRVEVPQEAFVAALSSESVGDKPKK
- a CDS encoding type II toxin-antitoxin system PemK/MazF family toxin translates to MASTWSSIGKTLGRLARDKGPQLLAQLQKSGALDRAAGVLTGSTAAAPKPAPGRPVTANSAPTAHRARKVEYSPDLDGRADPGEIVWTWVAYEEDASQGKDRPVLVVGRDGDTLLGLMLSSQSKHDGDRDWIAVGSGSWDAEGRPSWIRLDRVLDVPEAGIRREGAVMDRDKFEVVARRLRADFSWQ
- a CDS encoding SGNH/GDSL hydrolase family protein translates to MALGDSRAAGPLIEFSEHRDLCLRSPDLNYPAELARLIGAATLTDVTCSAATPAHVISTAQFVGTRFVPPQIDALRADTDIVTLSIGGGGSNHLPVSVRCGAPVPGADAGCRDDPLAEQLAVEGIATMAPRVDAVVAAIVAKAPDAEVYLIGHGGSVGRRGCWPNLPVSDADAVWLERYFERFNQIYVDAAARYGVHYVDIAKAAVDGGHDACAPAGQRWFEGMLPQSPAEPAHPNALAMTAIAEMIADDLRR
- a CDS encoding aquaporin, whose amino-acid sequence is MSPTAQEYVEVEPISDLKKYVAEAVGTFVLVFAAVGTAVFAGAKVGNLGVALAFGLTLLFLVYAIGPISGCHVNPAVTVGHLALGRLSVAKAGLYMVAQVIGGLVAGVVVYAIAQSLPSYNRADDGLGANGWGAHSPSAIKGPLGGVIENGYGIGAAMIVEVLLTALLVFVVLASTDQISDVPLAGVSIGFTLAVIHLVSIPIDNTSVNPARSLAVAPYQNGALAQVWLFIVFPLIGGAVGALVYRSLFGRYDRLQS